The DNA region attcatgttttaaaaagCTAATATGAATGAAGATTGGCTCCACAAGACTTGGAGAAATATTTAGTACATATTCATTGTTTTTGTAATATGTTTTTAGCTTGTGGGAATTTGAATCAATCGTTTTTTGGACGTTGGAATTTGAGGAATATCATAAAATGACCTCTCGTTTTGTGATTGCAGAGACTTCATGAACTAGGAGCTCGACGAGTCTTGGTGACGGGGACAGGGCCACTAGGCTGCGTTCCGGCAGAACTAGCGATGCGAGGTAGAAACGGCGAATGCTCGGTTGAACTCCAACGAGCAGCATCACTGTTTAATCCACAGCTCAACCAAATGATACTAAGGTTGAATAGTGAAATAGGTGCAACCGTCTTCATTGCTTCCAATACACAAATGACCCACTATGATTTCTTCAGCAATCCTGAAGCATTTGGTttgttctttatttttttatacgtTTTATTCTCTCGTATATTCCATTCaaaatatgaaatgaaaaaaaataaacttaatTTTGGAAAAAGGGTTTctctaaaaaaaacttaaaattcgatcacttcaaatattttatttcaccaTATCTATTTGTTGTACGTACGTAGGATTTATTACCTCTAAGGTGGCTTGTTGTGGACAAGGGCCGTTCAATGGACTAGGACTATGCACACCAGTATCCAACTTGTGCCCCAACAGAGACATTTTTTTGTTCTGGGATGCATTCCATCCATCCGAAAGGGCTAACCGATTGATCGTCAATCAGATGTTCTCGGGCACGGTCGAATACATGAACCCTATGAACCTCAGCACCATTATGGCTTTAGATGCTCAGACATAATGCAATATCGATCGTCGTCAAGGTCACACATATTTGTTCGATTTACGTCATTTTTTAGATTGATTTTCTGGCATTAACAAGCCTGTTGATTGTGCGTACGAACGGCTGCTCTATTTAAACTCTTATAAGTTTATTTTAAGATTAAGACTTACCCTATCTAAGTTAactccaaaagctagctcaaggggtaTGATTGTTTAAGTTCACATATGCAAGTTCCTAAggattttatccaaccgatgttaGATAATTAACAAACCTCCATCATGCTCAGTAATGAACATTTGGAGCAGTGAAGCTTACAATAGGGGATGATTGTTCAAGTCCATATATGCAACTGACAATTAACACACCTCATCACGCTCATGAATGAATATTTGGAGCGTGACGTTTACAAGTGACTCGAATATAGGTAGAACAAATGGTTCAATTATGAGTAGTTTAACACATAATCGTGAAACGTCATGATCTCTGATATCATATTAAGATTAAGACTTGTATCTAACTCAACCCTAAAAACTAGTTCAAATGGGAGGATTGTACAAGTCCATATATACAATTTTCAATCACTTAATCCAACCGATATGTGATATCTAACAGTTTCTTAGAGTTGttcttgatttaaaaaaaaaaattgatttggtGTAGAAGTCCAAtccaatataaaaaaaattcaagtattTTTCTATGTTTACATTATCATTCGGAATTTCCTTAATATGCATTGAGCACGTCAGTTACAATATTTCAACCATTGCCTGAAATATAGATaatatgaaatattattttatccataGTCTAAAAAACATTTGGAATCAAACCCTTCATATTCTTGGGTAAACTCTCAAATTCGGAAATGTACTATTTTCTAGTTGCATGGCTCCTCTGAACCAAATAAAATGCTGATCCAAAATCCCAAGAGTAGGAGTACACTGTCTCATCCAAGAAAACCAATTATTTCAAAAAGATAATGGGGACATGCAACCTTGTTGGAAAGGCCACCTTTGCGAATCTTGTGGCCTTTTTCACTACTTTCTGATCTTAGCTTGGAAAGTATGTAATGGTGATAAAAAATGCCACTGATTCCAACCAAAAAACGCAACGAGACCAACGTACTTAAGGTCTGTCGATGGCTCGGGGAAGTCTTGAGTTTCGTGTTGGAAATAATGCATAGCAGCAGACGAGGTGAGGTAGATGAATGAAATGATAATCGTGGTATCTAGGGTGATAAATCCGTAAAGGAATAACACCTGAAAAATAACACAGAATGAAATTTGGTTAATTTGAAGTCAAATTCTATATAGAAAATAGATCGGGCCGAAGAAAAATAAACCTTatagataaattatttttttattgtgtttaaaaaataaaacttaaatttttttaaatgttttatttgagaaaaaaaatcaagtaaatataaaagatatataaaaatgcatataattggAACAATTTagggttatatatatatatataacatgctAGTAACCACCCAGGAAGTATatcaattttttcttccaactttacccttatatttacacttttgttttttgtttttgtttttaaatttcaacacacttttatttttattttttttatttcaacaattcaaatatcaatttagtctctctataatttttcaattttcacTTTAtttcatcgataatgataaaaaagactgTATACGCTGCAGAGTAACTAGTATATATATTGTgttttaaaattgattaataGCAAGAAACCAAAACATGTTAAGAAAAGAGAAATTTTCCTTGGAAAACGAAATCAGTCCGCACGTTTTGATTCGGTTTACGTTGGTAAAAAATATTCGTTGCAATTTTTTTTGAATCAAAGTTATATTTGAAATCCTAGATTTTAGTAAGATAATTAGGTCTGGAAATGGTTCTTCAATGTACATTTGtaatattgtgtatatatatatataatttaattttgcttttcaaatatatttaactATGCATATctttcaattaaaataatgaataaGTATATTGTAAAATAGTCTCACTGGTCTATATTTATGAAACGAGTCGATATAATCATACCtaccataaaaattaataattttgacataaaatatttttttttcacgaGTTGAATGATTCTTGTAAATATGGAGAAAAATTCCATCTACAAATACGATTTGAAACCAAATGCCAAAGATTAATAGACAGGATCAAACCAAACTTCATTGAAATTGGATCAATTCTCCCAAATTTTCAACTCCACGAGGTCTTGTGTTGGCTTCCAATGACTCAAATGGTTGTGGTCAATTACTCGTCCAGCAAAATAGCTAATTCTTCagcaaatttgaaaaaatttaaacaaaaactataaattgtATACATTCAACCCTCACCTTAAAGCTTAAAACAGTGGGGGTGAATATGTGCCTCAATTCTACTTCAAACCATAGTACATATAAAATGTTTTATTGCAACCTTTTGCACACATTATGagtaaatatttaaatgaaaaataataatgataatactATGATCTATGCTATGATACAGATGCAGCACAAAAATATTCCATCAGCTCTTTTCAACTATCATCTACATTTCTATGTCTTCCAAGTCTGGCAAAGGAAAACGAAGTATTGCCGCGATACCAGTAAGTTGTGCCAGTTCTGAACCTCAGGCATAAACAAGGAAAGTTTGTTAACATTTGGTCATACATGATAATaagaataaaatttttaaaacaatcaCGCGCAAAGGATGTGTATACAGGGGTtcgacaaaataaaataaggatGTACTTACGCTCTCCTGACACATGCATAGAGGAGAAGATGTGAGTAGTGCCGCCTGAGTTCTTGACGGAATCTACCAAGTTCACATACCTTTGCCTCGTTGGTATATCAGAATTCCTGGGAAAACATCGTTTTTGACTGATAAGAGAGTGATCATATGTGGTTTCAATTTCTTGAGGAAGTGGTAGAATTCACCATCCAATTGGGGTATGGATTCAAATAGAGGCCAAAACTTAAGCGAATCTCGAATATCTTGATCCATGTTTTACTACTTTCGAATCATACTTCTTTCGCTACAcaacttttttttaaatacaagctCGATAGAAAGCAGGCTGCCTGGATCGGGGAACTCACCCAATTACCCCATAATTAATGTACACCATGTTTAGCAAGCATGCTTAAGCACAAGGAGAATGCAAGGGCAGATTAATGGATGATAGAAAAATAGGCCGTGACAAGTGGGCTTCGGTGAGCAGTTGCCCTTTAGAAATAGGCTTAATCGATGAAGGCAACAATTTCAGTGAATCAGAAACAAAATTCTGATCATTAGTAGTTTCCATCCCGTTACTGGGAGGTCTTTAAGAGATGATAAAAATCACTAACCTAAAGAGCTCATCTGTAATGAGAAGCGTCTGGACAGCTAGTCGCTCATGGGCAACTTCAACGTGTTTTGGTCCATAACAAGCTCGAGCAGGATCCTATCCAAAGCCACCACATATTAACTAAAACAAACCAAACTAAACCGTGTAGATtataatttgatttttaataagcTTAATAGTCATGGAAGCATGCAGACCGATATATTGTGCATTCAGACAAAAAAGAGAGGCAGAAATACTAGCAAATTGTGAACATAGGCAAAGAGAGAACGGACATTTGATAGCATGGCGAAGAAATCCTTGAGTACCCGGACCTGcattaaaatgaaataaataataaatcctaCAAGAAAACAATATTAACACACAAAACAGAAACCAACCCAATATTTTCGACCGCTAAATGATAGCAACGGAGTGAACTAGGCATATAGCTACCTCTTGTGCAGCTTTTGTGTCTTTAATCATATTCATGACATTTGGAGCATCCAAAACCTCCCTCAAACTATGCCTgtgtataatttttaaatataagatTATAATGAGTTATGATCCAGCTGAATTATCTCAACACAAGTAGATTCAATGAACTCCAAATGTCGATTCAATATATATTGAAAAGCCAACCTGTAGGATGATTGGatcttattttgaagaaaaggtcttataatttatttttcatctcatttcacATTCACGGCCATATTCCCAAACATCAAATACagtttcacaaaattgatacAATTGGAAGTGTTGGAGTATCCAACAGATTTGTTGATTAATTTGTAGATGCTGTTTCCACACCAAGATTTCTACTTTCATACATAAATTTAAAAGGTTCTGCCCCCTTTCCCTCATTGCTGTTTTCTAGTTATATAATTCGTCTTTGTTATTTTGGGTGAAAAACAGATAAACAAAGAGACATTTAGTAGGATAATAAGCATCATATTTTCAGTAATGCTACCACACTGATTAAGGAGATCCAATGAGCAAAGTCCACATCAGACAAGATCCAAACTTGTTATAAATAAGGCAACAAGACAACAGCAAAACAAGAAAATGGACAGAAAGAGAAAGACGGTCGTACTTGTATCCAGAAGTAGTATGCACAAGAAGTATACGTGATTTATTCTCGATGATGGATCTAAGCGACTTCCTCTCCGCCTCCAACATCAAGTGTCGATGAAATTGATCCTGAACATGCATGGAATTGATCCATTGCCATTATCCCGTTATtattatgaaataaataatttttactatGAATCGAGCTAAAAACCAAGAAATTCATAGAGAAAATCGGAATAACTCATTGATATGCTTATTGATAGGAGAATAGCTACCTTGGTAAAACCGGGACTTGCAATCACAGCACAGCGAACAACGTTGAAATCAACATTTTTAAGGAATGACTAAAAAAAGTAGAACAAAATAGTTTATCCTATTTAGTAATGTTTCTGAAATAGACACGGAACGAGTATAAAAAAACAGGTAGGCACTCAATTTTACCATTAAAACATTGTCGAAAAACTTGTTCAACGCCTGTCAAAACAAGCATACATCAGTAAGGACTCACGTGCTATGATCCCAGGAAAAAAAGCTAGCAGATTTAGTCGAACAATATTTTGGGAAACAACTAACGGTCATACTTTGTCATAACCTGCAACTGCAGGACCATGCTTGCGCGGTATTGAAGTCTCTACACGAGAACGAGTTGTTGTCACGCTGTTAATATTAATCCATTTAAACATTAGAATGTGGTTAGAAGACAATAATCTGTAACAAACTCAAATTTTAGTAGTTCTTTCCTAAGCAACTGATTTTAAACATTTCCATCCAATGAAACTATCTAATAAAGTCCAGATAGAAGATCAAATTAATATGATACACTCATAAACAAGTTGGAAGAAGatgaaatcataaaaacaaGTGCCTTAGGGAatcatgaaaatcacaattagaAAAAATACAGTCCAGTACAGCATGatctatcaaaatttttaatactGATATCAGTACCTTTTGccaacaagtaaaatatgagcCAGGCCTTCTTGCATCAGAACAACAGCAAGGTCCGCACTTGCCGTAGGATCTGAAACATTAAAATGTAAGCTTCAAATCAGCATACATACAAATAACATGCTGATAAAATCGTCTACTTCTGTATTACACAGTTTGTTGAGGCGATCACACGTCCATGTATGGAATATAACCATTAAAGCGTAAAACTGTTAACAATGTCAGTAGTCCCAAAAAGATGAGTAATATAGAATTTGATCGTTTTTATTAGTAGCTCaatgaaaattaaaagtatGTAGCACAACATGGAAGATAAATAATGAGGTTGCATGGATCAGTTGAAATTCCATACCAGATGCTTGATGCAGCACATCCAATGTCACCGAGTCCCAGATTTCCTAGCAATCGACATGTAAAGACTTAATTAGTGCAAAATTATTTATGCTGCAATTTTTTGGCATTTATGTTATCGGCACCAGATTCATAGTAGCATagcaaaaaaaaattccatGAATGAAGGATATTGAGAGTATCCTCATTGTACCATTAAGTCTGCaccttatataaaaaaaatctaactgTGTAGTTTCCCTGTGTTTCCTTAACTTTGCGCTAGGTTGCCTTAGTGGAGGATGCCATTAATAATCCATATTTATCACTTCTTCGTTTCAAATCAAGTCCAATAATCAAAATCCATAAGCTCATCATTGTTCACTATTCACACGTGATATTTCATCCCATTTCTCTCATGTTAGTGTTAATCTCATCAACCCaaaaaatgaaattgagaagAGTAAGATACAATTCTAGTGCTAGTAAACATAATTATCAGAGGCATAATGCTATTTCACCTTCATCCCACACCAAACCCATATCAGCAGTCTATTTCTTTTCCGATCATATAATTCAATAATCTTAgtataatttatcattttgtgACCCTATCACTTCAACCGAACCCAGCCTAACATTCTGAGGCAAGGCTCTAAATTGGTTAATGAAACAAGTAGTAGGACCAAGACACTAAAGTCAAACTTACGTTAACTGAGGCAGGCACATATACAATTTCATGTTTTTTGTTCGACGCACTATATCAAATTAACATCAAAGTCTTGCTGCGATGAGTATAGATTTAATCAAATTTATGACTGAAAAACGTTAAGGAGAGTGGCAAAAACTTCAATAAACTAGGAAAAATGACACACCTTCCTTAACACAAACGGTCTGTGGAGCTCAACTTCTAGAGTGTGAAATGCCCCAATCTGCAGCATGATAACAATATAGTAGCCCAAAt from Primulina tabacum isolate GXHZ01 chromosome 14, ASM2559414v2, whole genome shotgun sequence includes:
- the LOC142525102 gene encoding protein PELOTA 1, which translates into the protein MKIVRRDFIRDGPGSVKMVPEEADDLWLAYNLISEGDSVLAVTVRKVLREAASGGRDAERVKLKLEIKVEGIEYDKEGSVLRIRGKNILENEHVKIGAFHTLEVELHRPFVLRKEIWDSVTLDVLHQASDPTASADLAVVLMQEGLAHILLVGKSVTTTRSRVETSIPRKHGPAVAGYDKALNKFFDNVLMSFLKNVDFNVVRCAVIASPGFTKDQFHRHLMLEAERKSLRSIIENKSRILLVHTTSGYKHSLREVLDAPNVMNMIKDTKAAQEVRVLKDFFAMLSNDPARACYGPKHVEVAHERLAVQTLLITDELFRNSDIPTRQRYVNLVDSVKNSGGTTHIFSSMHVSGEQLAQLTGIAAILRFPLPDLEDIEM